A window of the Gemmatirosa kalamazoonensis genome harbors these coding sequences:
- a CDS encoding glucose-1-phosphate adenylyltransferase — protein sequence MNRVIALILGGGAGTRLFPLTRHRAKPAVPLAGKYRLIDVPISNCINSGLDRIFVLTQFNSASLNNHIARSYVFDRFRGGFVTILAAEQTPSSEKWFQGTADAVRQSLLHIVGYPHDHVIILSGDQLYTMDYQVMLDHHKQTGADITIAATPVTAEEVPGFGILKTDGEGRITEFYEKPPLSQIGGKDSPVPPDMERAGRRYLASMGIYVFGSDVLRNALDAHPDQHDFGKEIIPGAITERRVVAYPFTGYWNDIGTVRSFFETHIMLGQPHPEFNLYDARMPLYTNARMLPPAKLTRSRVSDSIIGEGSVIIDADVSNSVVGIRSYLAHQTKLHRVIFMGADYYGWAGPEATGRVQDAPSYPGVGEGSRIENAIVDKNVSIGRNCVITNTRGVQEGEGPGFYIRDGIVVILKNATIADGTII from the coding sequence ATGAACCGGGTGATCGCGCTCATCCTCGGCGGCGGTGCCGGCACGCGGCTGTTTCCGCTCACGCGCCACCGCGCGAAACCGGCCGTCCCCCTCGCCGGCAAGTACCGGCTGATCGACGTGCCGATCTCCAACTGCATCAACTCGGGGCTCGACCGGATCTTCGTCCTCACGCAGTTCAATTCGGCGAGCCTCAACAACCACATCGCACGGTCGTACGTGTTCGACCGGTTCCGTGGCGGGTTCGTGACGATCCTCGCCGCCGAGCAGACGCCGTCGTCGGAGAAGTGGTTCCAGGGCACGGCCGACGCCGTGCGCCAGTCGCTGCTGCACATCGTCGGCTACCCGCACGACCACGTCATCATCCTGTCCGGCGATCAGCTGTACACGATGGACTATCAGGTGATGCTCGACCACCACAAGCAGACGGGGGCCGACATCACGATCGCCGCGACGCCGGTGACGGCCGAGGAAGTGCCGGGCTTCGGCATCCTGAAGACCGACGGCGAGGGGCGCATCACGGAGTTCTACGAGAAGCCGCCGCTGTCGCAGATCGGCGGGAAGGACAGCCCGGTGCCGCCGGACATGGAGCGCGCGGGCCGCCGCTACCTCGCGTCGATGGGCATCTACGTGTTCGGCTCGGACGTGCTGCGCAACGCGCTCGACGCGCACCCCGACCAGCACGACTTCGGCAAGGAGATCATCCCCGGCGCGATCACCGAGCGGCGCGTCGTGGCGTACCCGTTCACCGGCTACTGGAACGACATCGGGACGGTGCGCTCGTTCTTCGAGACGCACATCATGCTCGGCCAGCCGCACCCCGAGTTCAACCTGTACGACGCGCGCATGCCGCTGTACACGAACGCGCGCATGCTGCCGCCGGCGAAGCTCACCCGGTCGCGCGTCTCCGACAGCATCATCGGCGAGGGATCGGTGATCATCGACGCCGACGTCTCCAACTCGGTCGTCGGCATCCGCTCCTACCTCGCGCACCAAACGAAGCTGCACCGCGTGATCTTCATGGGCGCGGACTACTACGGGTGGGCGGGACCGGAGGCGACGGGACGCGTGCAGGACGCGCCGTCGTACCCCGGCGTGGGCGAGGGCTCGCGCATCGAGAACGCGATCGTCGACAAGAACGTCTCGATCGGCCGCAACTGCGTCATCACGAACACGCGCGGCGTCCAGGAAGGCGAGGGCCCCGGCTTCTACATCCGCGACGGCATCGTCGTCATCCTGAAGAACGCGACGATCGCGGACGGGACCATCATCTAA
- a CDS encoding ABC transporter permease — protein MPSSLTRLQSLGENVAAAVESMRQAKGRSALTVLGVVIGVSTVMAMAAIVRGVQQQIVHTIEIAGPTTFYVMKVFSQTPLNPDNLPAWVRIRPDLREEEAQRIAALPEIRYAAIWGQILNRVEYAGVRTNVGVVMGADDGYPEIYGGELTSGRWFTAAELRSGEGVVVLDADAAAKLFGAVQPIDKWVRVGGRSARVIGVYQAAKNIFEPPGQKVHAIVSYRMLDRQFAIDKTNALFIPVKPRPGVTVADAQGAVTVALRELRRLHPADRSTFDFITQEQILDTFNKITGVFFLVMIVLSSVGLMVGGIGVMAVMMISVTDRTREIGIRKACGATRGDIMLQFLTEASTLTGIGGAIGIVVGLLVGRVANSAMKIQASPPVNLTLLAVGVSVGIGLVFGLLPARRAARLDPIEALRYE, from the coding sequence ATGCCCTCATCCCTCACCCGTTTGCAGTCGTTAGGCGAGAACGTCGCCGCCGCGGTCGAGTCGATGCGGCAGGCGAAGGGGCGGAGCGCGCTCACGGTGCTCGGCGTCGTCATCGGCGTGTCGACGGTGATGGCGATGGCGGCGATCGTGCGCGGCGTGCAGCAGCAGATCGTGCACACGATCGAGATCGCGGGGCCGACGACGTTCTACGTCATGAAGGTGTTCTCGCAGACGCCGCTCAACCCCGACAACCTGCCGGCGTGGGTGCGCATCCGCCCCGACCTGCGCGAGGAGGAGGCCCAGCGCATCGCCGCGCTCCCCGAGATCCGCTACGCGGCCATCTGGGGGCAGATCCTGAACCGCGTCGAGTACGCCGGCGTGCGCACGAACGTCGGCGTCGTCATGGGCGCCGACGACGGCTACCCCGAGATCTACGGCGGCGAGCTGACGAGCGGGCGCTGGTTCACGGCGGCCGAGCTGCGGAGCGGCGAGGGGGTCGTCGTGCTCGACGCCGACGCGGCGGCGAAGCTGTTCGGCGCCGTGCAGCCGATCGACAAGTGGGTGCGCGTCGGCGGCCGCTCGGCGCGCGTCATCGGCGTCTACCAGGCGGCGAAGAACATCTTCGAGCCGCCGGGCCAGAAGGTGCACGCGATCGTGTCGTACCGCATGCTCGACCGCCAGTTCGCGATCGACAAGACGAACGCGCTGTTCATCCCCGTGAAGCCCCGGCCCGGCGTGACCGTGGCCGACGCGCAGGGCGCGGTGACGGTGGCGCTGCGCGAGCTGCGGCGGCTGCACCCGGCGGACAGGAGCACGTTCGACTTCATCACCCAGGAGCAGATCCTCGACACGTTCAACAAGATCACCGGCGTGTTCTTCCTCGTGATGATCGTGCTGTCGAGCGTGGGGCTCATGGTGGGCGGCATCGGCGTGATGGCGGTGATGATGATCAGCGTCACCGACCGCACGCGCGAGATCGGCATCCGCAAGGCGTGCGGCGCGACGCGCGGCGACATCATGCTGCAGTTCCTCACCGAGGCGTCGACGCTCACCGGGATCGGCGGCGCGATCGGGATCGTGGTGGGGCTGCTCGTGGGACGCGTCGCCAATTCGGCCATGAAGATCCAGGCATCACCCCCGGTGAACCTCACGCTGCTGGCGGTCGGCGTGTCGGTGGGGATCGGGCTGGTGTTCGGGCTCCTGCCGGCGCGACGGGCGGCCCGGCTGGATCCGATCGAGGCGCTGCGGTACGAGTAG
- a CDS encoding ABC transporter permease codes for MRLVDVLLTALVQIRANKLRSFFTLLGIIVSVGFLVAVLAVIQGMNAYVKENIADAMVGSNAFQVRRTPINFALIEDEAWRRIQRRPKISRGDAEIVRAALPTAEAVGVTSGWPTPQSDVVWGDRTLGDVLIFGVTPEYQVVQDYRFARGEALAEPDVRGRRPLIVIGADVADKLFEGIDPVGRQVRIRGAQFTVVGVIAPKGRVLGQSFDGFVMMPITTFETLYGRRQTTSVAVKMRTADEVADGMARAREAMRLAHHLRPTVDDDFSVETADALVDFWKQLTRVLFSVIPAMVAIGIVVGGIVIMNIMLMTVRERTHEIGIRKSLGATRRDIARQFLAESTTLATLGGAIGAGSGWGLALLVALASPLPARVTTWSVVLALALGAVVGVLFGVYPAMRAARLDPIRAMRAE; via the coding sequence ATGCGCCTCGTCGACGTCCTCCTCACGGCGCTCGTACAGATCCGCGCCAACAAGCTCCGCTCGTTCTTCACGCTCCTCGGCATCATCGTGAGCGTGGGGTTCCTCGTCGCGGTGCTCGCCGTGATCCAGGGGATGAATGCGTACGTGAAGGAGAACATCGCCGACGCGATGGTGGGCTCCAACGCGTTCCAGGTGCGGCGCACGCCGATCAACTTCGCGCTGATCGAGGACGAGGCGTGGCGGCGCATCCAGCGGCGGCCGAAGATCTCGCGCGGCGACGCCGAGATCGTGCGCGCGGCGCTGCCGACGGCCGAGGCGGTCGGCGTCACGTCCGGCTGGCCGACGCCGCAGAGCGACGTCGTGTGGGGCGACCGCACGCTCGGCGACGTGCTGATCTTCGGCGTCACGCCCGAGTACCAGGTGGTGCAGGACTACCGCTTCGCGCGCGGCGAGGCGCTGGCGGAGCCGGACGTGCGCGGGCGCCGGCCGCTGATCGTGATCGGGGCCGACGTCGCCGACAAGCTGTTCGAGGGCATCGACCCGGTCGGCCGGCAGGTACGCATCCGCGGCGCGCAGTTCACCGTCGTCGGCGTCATCGCGCCGAAAGGGCGGGTCCTGGGCCAGTCGTTCGACGGCTTCGTGATGATGCCGATCACGACGTTCGAGACGCTCTACGGCCGCCGCCAGACGACGAGCGTGGCGGTGAAGATGCGCACCGCCGACGAGGTGGCCGACGGCATGGCGCGGGCGCGCGAGGCGATGCGCCTCGCCCACCACCTGCGGCCGACCGTGGACGACGACTTCTCCGTGGAGACGGCAGACGCGCTCGTCGACTTCTGGAAGCAGCTCACGCGGGTTCTGTTCTCGGTGATCCCGGCGATGGTCGCGATCGGCATCGTCGTCGGCGGCATCGTGATCATGAACATCATGCTGATGACGGTGCGCGAGCGCACGCACGAGATCGGGATCCGCAAGTCGTTAGGCGCGACGCGGCGCGACATCGCGCGGCAGTTCCTCGCCGAGTCGACGACGCTCGCCACGCTCGGCGGCGCGATCGGCGCCGGCAGCGGATGGGGGCTCGCGCTGCTCGTCGCGCTCGCCTCGCCGCTGCCGGCGCGCGTGACGACGTGGTCCGTGGTGCTCGCGCTCGCCCTCGGCGCGGTCGTCGGCGTGCTGTTCGGCGTCTACCCGGCGATGCGGGCGGCGCGGCTGGATCCGATCCGAGCCATGCGGGCCGAATGA
- a CDS encoding RNA polymerase sigma factor yields MPEPDLIARVRAGDRLAARALYDAHVGRVLRLAHRITGDAHLAREVTQDAFVKALSRLDQFRGDSAFSTWLHRITVTVALNAMKKVKRQRGREAPIEDAEVLSGEGEGGVDPVVRERLHRAIDALPEIYRTTLIMHELEGYSHIEIAEALGVAVGTCKSRLFIARAQLRAALRDLEGEIHG; encoded by the coding sequence GTGCCCGAACCCGACCTCATCGCTCGGGTTCGCGCCGGAGACCGACTCGCCGCGCGCGCGCTGTACGACGCGCACGTCGGGCGCGTGCTCCGGCTCGCCCACCGGATCACCGGCGATGCGCACCTCGCTCGCGAGGTCACGCAGGACGCGTTCGTGAAGGCGCTCTCCCGGCTCGACCAGTTCCGCGGCGACTCGGCGTTCTCCACCTGGCTGCACCGCATCACCGTCACCGTGGCGCTGAACGCGATGAAGAAGGTGAAGCGGCAGCGCGGCCGGGAGGCGCCGATCGAGGACGCGGAGGTGCTGTCCGGCGAGGGAGAGGGCGGGGTGGATCCGGTGGTCCGGGAGCGGCTGCACCGGGCGATCGACGCGCTCCCCGAGATCTACCGCACGACGCTCATCATGCACGAGCTGGAAGGCTACTCGCACATCGAGATCGCGGAGGCGCTCGGCGTCGCCGTCGGCACCTGCAAGAGCCGGCTGTTCATCGCCCGGGCCCAACTGCGCGCCGCGCTGCGCGATCTGGAAGGAGAGATACACGGATGA
- a CDS encoding HEAT repeat domain-containing protein, with the protein MNLRTLAGGLALPLGALAAQSPDMVDKIAPRTIESTWSNPKFTVAAPPPSADKFVWSTDVDPMMKGMRWYQGDAADSAYRAAYALFSRQEYRTAADRFAEVRTKYPTTRYFCDAAYYEAFARYRLGTPNDLRTAYRVLDGMGSRCADASRSEDVPELAARVDGVLARLGDGDATERVRRAASQGRRVCDREERNVKIQALSALAQMDPEGAKAILAKVLDNRDECYAPVRREALGLVARTSDASAVALLARAARSDPDFDTQAAAVDALTRIANDAAYSAIEDLLRTSTDERLQTAAARAMTRSDSPRAQASVRALAERKDVSERLRISVINSLAQQGMNGGGTPLPTEYWRSLYGKVESDELRRAVVNAVNRNSDDGMQFLLGIARGANEPPSVRELALARVRQLAPVADLYKLFEAADSRGIRQSIVAGLGSRKEPEATDRLIDIAKRGTDPEVRASAIRYLGQPARRDDPKVRKALADILGGES; encoded by the coding sequence ATGAACCTCCGCACCCTCGCCGGCGGCCTCGCGCTGCCGTTAGGCGCCCTCGCCGCGCAGTCCCCCGACATGGTCGACAAGATCGCGCCGCGCACAATCGAGTCGACGTGGTCGAACCCGAAGTTCACGGTCGCCGCGCCCCCCCCGTCGGCCGACAAGTTCGTGTGGAGCACGGACGTCGACCCGATGATGAAGGGCATGCGCTGGTACCAGGGCGACGCCGCCGATTCGGCGTACCGGGCCGCGTACGCGCTGTTCTCGCGCCAGGAGTACCGCACCGCCGCCGACCGGTTCGCCGAGGTGCGCACGAAGTACCCGACCACGCGCTACTTCTGTGACGCCGCGTACTACGAGGCGTTCGCGCGCTACCGCCTGGGCACCCCGAACGACCTGCGCACCGCGTACCGCGTGCTCGACGGCATGGGCAGCCGCTGCGCCGACGCGTCGCGCTCCGAGGACGTCCCCGAGCTCGCGGCGCGCGTCGACGGCGTGCTCGCGCGGCTCGGCGACGGCGACGCCACCGAGCGCGTGCGGCGCGCGGCGAGCCAGGGACGCCGCGTCTGCGACCGCGAGGAGCGCAACGTGAAGATCCAGGCGCTGTCCGCGCTCGCGCAGATGGATCCCGAGGGCGCGAAAGCGATCCTCGCGAAGGTGCTCGACAACCGCGACGAGTGCTACGCGCCGGTGCGGCGCGAGGCGCTCGGCCTCGTCGCCCGCACGTCCGACGCGAGCGCGGTGGCGCTGCTCGCCCGCGCCGCGCGCAGCGACCCGGACTTCGACACGCAGGCCGCCGCGGTCGACGCGCTCACGCGCATCGCGAACGACGCCGCGTACTCGGCGATCGAGGATCTGCTCCGTACGTCGACCGACGAGCGGCTGCAGACGGCCGCCGCCCGCGCCATGACGCGCAGCGACAGCCCGCGCGCGCAGGCCTCGGTGCGCGCGCTCGCCGAGCGCAAGGACGTCAGCGAGCGGCTCCGCATCTCCGTCATCAACTCGCTCGCCCAGCAGGGGATGAACGGCGGCGGCACGCCGCTGCCCACCGAGTACTGGCGCTCGCTCTACGGCAAGGTGGAGAGCGACGAGCTGCGGCGCGCGGTGGTGAACGCGGTGAACCGCAACAGCGACGACGGGATGCAGTTCCTGCTCGGCATCGCGCGCGGCGCGAACGAGCCGCCGTCGGTGCGCGAGCTCGCGCTCGCCCGCGTGCGGCAGCTCGCGCCGGTGGCCGACCTGTACAAGCTGTTCGAGGCCGCCGACTCGCGCGGCATCCGGCAGTCGATCGTCGCCGGGCTCGGGTCGCGCAAGGAGCCCGAGGCGACGGACCGGCTGATCGACATCGCGAAGCGCGGCACCGATCCCGAGGTGCGCGCCTCCGCGATCCGCTACCTGGGCCAGCCGGCCCGCCGCGACGACCCGAAAGTTCGCAAGGCGCTTGCCGACATCCTCGGAGGTGAGTCGTGA
- a CDS encoding HEAT repeat domain-containing protein: MKRVALAVLLGAVPLGAVPLGTVPLGAQPLAARVDAAAPGAVQFNFAARPGVCGNGRSYIQTSPGSFNGTFTTSIDETLRIEPCTPGPVRVLLDRADRQVIAVQTYVGPVPETVGVTDLGAVPAQQAADYLLGLAAKADGRVGRDAIFPATLADSATTIEPLIAIARNTALPRDTRTRALSSAGRGGERLATIPPRVVDAIVAVARDESDNIEVRRSAVRALGGLPHGAGVPALVTLAGQNASAWLAKEGMSALAGSGDPRAREYLRAAVRRDDLTDEALAVAVRALGQQYATPADAALLRSVYPKLRSERTRDAAFAAIAEVGGADNVRWLLDLARNESELSAQRRKALEAAVRAGAPVGDLVKLYDAVSDNGLKESLVSAFARSGERPAMDKLIAIVTGETNVNVRRRAISALANSDDPRAKEALKDIVVR, from the coding sequence GTGAAGCGCGTCGCTCTCGCCGTCCTGTTGGGCGCCGTGCCGTTAGGCGCCGTGCCGTTAGGCACCGTGCCGTTAGGCGCCCAGCCGCTGGCCGCCCGCGTCGACGCGGCCGCGCCCGGTGCCGTGCAGTTCAACTTCGCCGCGCGCCCCGGCGTCTGCGGCAACGGCCGGTCGTACATCCAGACCTCGCCGGGGAGCTTCAACGGCACGTTCACCACGTCGATCGACGAGACGCTGCGCATCGAGCCGTGCACGCCGGGCCCCGTGCGCGTGCTGCTCGACCGCGCCGACCGCCAGGTGATCGCGGTGCAGACGTACGTCGGCCCGGTTCCCGAGACGGTCGGCGTCACGGACCTCGGCGCCGTGCCGGCACAGCAGGCGGCGGACTACCTGCTCGGCCTCGCCGCGAAGGCCGACGGGCGCGTCGGGCGCGACGCGATCTTCCCCGCCACGCTCGCCGACAGCGCGACGACCATCGAGCCGCTCATCGCGATCGCGCGCAACACGGCGCTGCCGCGCGACACGCGCACCCGCGCGCTGTCGTCGGCGGGACGCGGCGGCGAACGGCTGGCGACGATCCCGCCGCGCGTCGTGGACGCGATCGTCGCCGTGGCGCGCGACGAGTCGGACAACATCGAGGTGCGGCGCTCGGCGGTGCGCGCGTTAGGCGGCCTGCCGCACGGCGCCGGCGTCCCCGCGCTCGTCACGCTCGCCGGGCAGAACGCGAGCGCGTGGCTCGCGAAGGAAGGGATGTCGGCGCTCGCCGGCTCCGGCGACCCGCGCGCCCGCGAGTACCTGCGCGCCGCCGTGCGGCGCGACGATCTCACCGACGAGGCGCTCGCCGTCGCCGTGCGCGCTCTCGGGCAGCAGTACGCCACGCCGGCGGACGCGGCGCTCCTGCGCTCCGTGTATCCCAAGCTGCGCTCCGAGCGCACGCGCGACGCCGCGTTCGCCGCGATCGCCGAGGTGGGCGGTGCCGACAACGTGCGCTGGCTGCTCGACCTCGCGCGCAACGAGAGCGAGCTGTCCGCGCAGCGGCGCAAGGCGCTCGAGGCCGCGGTGCGCGCCGGCGCGCCGGTGGGCGACCTCGTGAAGCTTTACGACGCGGTGAGCGACAACGGCCTGAAGGAATCGCTCGTCTCGGCGTTCGCGCGCAGCGGCGAGCGGCCCGCGATGGACAAGCTCATCGCGATCGTCACCGGCGAGACGAACGTCAACGTGCGCCGCCGCGCGATCTCGGCGCTCGCGAACTCCGACGATCCGCGCGCGAAGGAAGCGCTGAAGGACATCGTCGTGCGCTGA
- a CDS encoding L,D-transpeptidase — protein sequence MQARFGGVSRMLVLTAVTWITGCEVRTVPAADSTAAARHTDTVAGTVTTIPGTQRVVGAPDSGASDSAASAAAPAPPVTPGEATDSAPPVIPSEARDAPAVSDSVMHLEVDVAARRLHVFQGERETATYPVAVGSTQWPTERGTWTIKQVIINPAWVPPDQSWADESEPKAPGAPDNPLGRAQLVYDPPRTIHGTDKPKSIGTATSHGSIRMTNASIVRLAKAVLAASGSTRDAAWVDRALANPHTRQAVDLPHPVPIVVR from the coding sequence ATGCAGGCGAGATTCGGCGGCGTGAGCCGCATGCTGGTGCTGACGGCCGTGACGTGGATCACCGGCTGCGAGGTGCGGACCGTGCCCGCCGCGGACTCCACCGCGGCCGCGCGCCACACCGACACCGTCGCCGGCACCGTGACCACGATCCCCGGGACGCAGCGCGTCGTCGGCGCCCCCGACTCCGGCGCCTCGGATTCCGCCGCATCCGCCGCCGCGCCCGCCCCCCCCGTCACGCCGGGCGAAGCGACGGACTCCGCACCGCCGGTCATCCCGAGTGAAGCGAGGGACGCTCCCGCCGTATCGGACTCGGTCATGCACCTGGAGGTCGACGTCGCCGCGCGCCGGCTGCACGTCTTCCAGGGTGAGCGCGAGACCGCGACGTACCCGGTCGCCGTCGGGTCGACGCAGTGGCCCACGGAGCGCGGCACGTGGACGATCAAGCAGGTGATCATCAACCCCGCCTGGGTCCCGCCCGACCAGTCGTGGGCCGACGAGAGCGAGCCGAAGGCTCCTGGCGCGCCGGACAATCCGTTAGGCCGCGCGCAGCTCGTCTACGACCCGCCGCGCACCATCCACGGTACCGACAAGCCGAAGTCGATCGGCACGGCGACGTCGCACGGGTCGATCCGCATGACGAACGCGTCGATCGTGCGTCTCGCGAAGGCCGTCCTCGCCGCGTCCGGCTCGACCAGGGACGCCGCGTGGGTCGACCGCGCGCTGGCGAACCCGCACACGCGCCAGGCCGTCGACCTGCCGCACCCGGTGCCGATCGTCGTGCGGTGA
- a CDS encoding DUF3592 domain-containing protein translates to MSGAIRLTGLALLAARLGFSAAFGLMGLYLLSVERWLFARRLAFVRRGVVVDGRIVGFKTKTSTSTNLGGPLFAPVVEFITHDGQPVRVASSTYNRPNPYSIGQTVRVRYVPGDARSAELDAEARGWWVIVVVGVLLLTALVVASLPWLLGPPTS, encoded by the coding sequence GTGTCGGGCGCGATCCGACTCACCGGGCTGGCGCTGCTCGCCGCGCGGCTCGGCTTCTCGGCGGCGTTCGGCCTCATGGGGCTGTACCTGCTGAGCGTCGAGCGGTGGCTGTTCGCGCGCCGGCTCGCGTTCGTGCGCCGCGGCGTGGTGGTGGACGGGCGCATCGTCGGCTTCAAGACGAAGACGTCGACGAGCACGAACCTGGGCGGCCCGCTGTTCGCCCCCGTCGTCGAGTTCATCACGCACGACGGCCAGCCCGTGCGCGTCGCGTCGTCGACGTACAACCGCCCGAACCCGTACAGCATCGGCCAGACGGTGCGCGTGCGCTACGTGCCAGGCGACGCGCGGTCGGCGGAGCTGGACGCGGAGGCGCGCGGGTGGTGGGTGATCGTCGTCGTCGGCGTGCTGCTGCTCACGGCGCTCGTCGTCGCGTCGCTCCCGTGGCTGCTCGGACCGCCGACCTCCTGA
- a CDS encoding nucleoside hydrolase-like domain-containing protein has translation MAYVRRFTLALLGAALPGCATSRAHPTSAPSNVATAKPRVVVTTDPELDDSNSLLRYLLYSTDFRTEGLVYASSQFHWKGDGTGKKWFVPNREYTRFGLNLCPCESWRWAPGERFIDDAVDVYERVYPNLRVHRADYPTPATLRSKVRWGNVEFDGDISKDTPGSDLIRDLLLDDDPEPVYLLAWGGASTIARALKSIQERTEGTAAWDAVRAKVSRKAILSLSGDQDDTYATYIHPNWPDIRSLAAGQGGVNVAYGAFVFASAENAPYFSVEWTRANVSSRGPLGAHYRVWGDGKQMVPGDRFDYFGISGQTAAELRAKGYVVWLPPRPKGEFLGEGDTFTFFNLVANGLDAYHDDTPGGWAGHVTVNPASRSAAPRAPGGAATSIDSFMRSLEGIGPEGPATRPPSPQPNFTPAAQNDFAARVQWSVTPRYADANHEPTVTLQGSAHVSARPGETVRLAATVSDPDRNAVAVRWWRWKDVDTYPGDASPAEPTAPVTHLRVPDDALPGQTIQLVLQATDDGTPPLTSYRRVVVTVTR, from the coding sequence ATGGCGTACGTTCGCCGCTTCACGCTCGCGCTGCTCGGTGCGGCGCTCCCCGGCTGCGCGACGAGCCGGGCCCACCCGACGAGCGCTCCGTCGAACGTCGCGACGGCGAAGCCGCGCGTCGTCGTGACCACCGATCCGGAGCTCGACGACTCGAACTCGCTGCTCCGGTACCTGCTCTACAGCACCGACTTCCGGACCGAGGGACTCGTCTACGCCAGCAGCCAGTTCCACTGGAAGGGCGACGGCACGGGAAAGAAATGGTTCGTCCCCAATCGTGAGTACACGCGGTTCGGGTTGAACCTGTGTCCCTGCGAGTCGTGGCGGTGGGCGCCCGGCGAGCGATTCATCGACGACGCCGTCGACGTCTACGAGCGTGTGTATCCGAACCTGCGCGTCCACCGCGCGGACTATCCCACGCCGGCCACGCTGCGCTCGAAGGTCCGATGGGGGAACGTGGAGTTCGACGGCGACATCTCGAAGGACACGCCGGGCTCCGATCTCATCCGCGACCTCCTGCTCGACGACGATCCCGAGCCGGTCTACCTGCTGGCGTGGGGCGGTGCGAGCACCATCGCGCGCGCGCTGAAGTCGATCCAGGAGCGCACCGAGGGCACCGCCGCGTGGGACGCGGTCCGCGCGAAGGTCTCGCGCAAGGCGATCCTCTCGCTGTCCGGCGACCAGGACGACACGTACGCCACCTACATCCACCCCAACTGGCCCGACATCCGGTCGCTCGCCGCCGGCCAGGGCGGCGTCAACGTCGCGTACGGCGCGTTCGTGTTCGCGTCCGCGGAGAACGCGCCGTACTTCAGCGTCGAGTGGACGCGCGCGAACGTCTCGAGCCGCGGGCCGTTAGGCGCGCACTACCGCGTGTGGGGCGACGGCAAGCAGATGGTGCCGGGCGACCGCTTCGACTACTTCGGCATCTCCGGCCAGACCGCCGCCGAGCTGCGCGCGAAAGGCTACGTCGTGTGGCTGCCGCCGCGGCCGAAGGGCGAGTTCCTCGGCGAGGGCGACACGTTCACGTTCTTCAACCTCGTCGCCAACGGGCTCGACGCGTACCACGACGACACGCCCGGCGGGTGGGCGGGGCACGTCACCGTGAACCCGGCGTCGCGGAGCGCGGCGCCGCGCGCGCCGGGCGGCGCCGCGACGTCGATCGACAGCTTCATGCGCAGCCTCGAAGGAATCGGGCCGGAGGGTCCGGCGACGCGTCCACCGTCGCCGCAGCCGAACTTCACGCCCGCCGCGCAGAACGACTTCGCCGCGCGCGTGCAGTGGTCGGTGACGCCGCGGTACGCGGACGCGAACCACGAGCCGACGGTGACGCTGCAAGGAAGCGCGCACGTCTCCGCGCGCCCCGGCGAGACGGTGCGCCTCGCGGCCACGGTGTCGGACCCCGATCGCAACGCGGTCGCCGTGCGGTGGTGGCGATGGAAGGACGTCGACACCTACCCCGGCGACGCGAGCCCCGCGGAGCCCACCGCGCCCGTCACGCATCTCCGGGTGCCCGACGACGCGCTGCCGGGCCAGACGATCCAGCTCGTGCTCCAGGCGACCGACGACGGGACGCCCCCGCTGACGAGCTATCGGCGGGTCGTCGTGACGGTGACGCGCTGA
- a CDS encoding prolipoprotein diacylglyceryl transferase: MRPILIQFGAVTVPTHDTLVLLGVVVAALVFRHEARRLGAWGDERVLWIVVGTLAGGAVGAKLATVWRYVAATGDASAVGILVRGGRSVLGGLAGAYVGAVLTKGVVGYRRRTGDLFAPAVALGMAVGRVGCLLTEPPGTPTTLPWGMRLTPGEAAAIAGCPAWCVGSALHPSFAYEILFHLAAFAALWWWLRPRPHVEGDLFKQYLLAYAVFRFGVEFVRGNEVVWLGLTRSQLFLIPSGALLAAYFARRRALPVTA, translated from the coding sequence ATGCGGCCCATCCTGATCCAGTTCGGCGCCGTCACCGTGCCCACGCACGACACGCTCGTCCTCCTCGGCGTGGTCGTCGCCGCGCTCGTGTTCCGCCACGAGGCGCGGCGCCTCGGCGCGTGGGGGGACGAGCGCGTGCTGTGGATCGTCGTCGGCACGCTCGCCGGAGGGGCCGTGGGCGCGAAGCTCGCCACGGTGTGGCGCTACGTCGCGGCGACGGGCGACGCGTCGGCGGTGGGGATCCTCGTGCGCGGTGGGCGCAGCGTTCTCGGCGGGCTCGCCGGCGCGTACGTCGGCGCGGTGCTCACGAAGGGCGTCGTCGGCTACCGGCGGCGCACGGGCGATCTGTTCGCGCCCGCGGTGGCGCTCGGGATGGCGGTCGGACGCGTGGGGTGCCTGCTGACCGAGCCGCCAGGGACGCCGACGACGCTGCCGTGGGGCATGCGCCTAACGCCCGGCGAGGCGGCGGCGATCGCGGGGTGCCCGGCGTGGTGCGTCGGCAGCGCGCTGCACCCGTCGTTCGCGTACGAGATCCTGTTCCACCTCGCGGCGTTCGCGGCGCTGTGGTGGTGGCTCCGTCCGCGGCCGCACGTGGAGGGGGATCTGTTCAAGCAGTATCTGCTCGCCTATGCCGTGTTCCGCTTCGGCGTGGAGTTCGTGCGCGGCAACGAGGTGGTGTGGCTCGGACTCACGCGCTCGCAGCTCTTCCTGATCCCGAGCGGGGCACTGCTCGCCGCCTACTTCGCGCGCCGGCGCGCGCTCCCGGTGACCGCATGA